Sequence from the Mytilus galloprovincialis chromosome 13, xbMytGall1.hap1.1, whole genome shotgun sequence genome:
TTACCAGaatgtttgaaaaatttaaatgtttcaaaCAATTTGATCTATACGTTATCGTTTGATACTGAGAAAATATTATTTTGGAAAATAACCGGACTCAAATTTCTAGATTTATCATCAAATAAACTCTTGATAAACGAACCGTTCTTCTttccaaatatattttcaaatttcacgTTGTTGGAATTACTTGATATATCAGGAAATGTAATTCCCGAAAAAGGATTTCCAGAATTCGATAATGTGATGGCCCCATTAATTTCTCTGCGATTTTTATCTGTCGATATTTTTGAAAGTATTACATTTGGAAGGAGTTTTGAGAGATTATCAAATCTACAGTCACTGAGACTCACTGGTGTGTGCAATACGTCACGAACCTTTATAATTATGGAAGATTTTTTCCTATATCTCCCTTTTCTTGAATATTTAGATATTTCCACTCTTGAAGTGTGGACAAGTATGTACAATAATACCGGTTCTCCTTGCTACTGTTCTTTTACAAGTATTCACAGAGGAGCTATTGGTAAACTTACTAATTTGAAATATCTTGATATATCTAATAACCGATATCTTGGACTCTGTGGATTCCGTAATATAACGTATGATCTAAATCTTACAAACATAAAGATATTTAAAGCTAGAAATTTGTATTGCCAGGACAGTAGATCTGTCACACTGTATTGCGATGATATAAGAACTTTACGAAACACCTCTCTCGAAGAACTTTATATTGACGGAAATAATATCGATATTGGGCAGTCAGGGATTCTAACTTATTTGCCATCGTCTCTGTTAATCCTTAGTATTAGTGAGAACCGTTGGGTTGCTGGATTATACACCTATTGGCCATATGATAATTTGATTAACTTAGTTAGCATTGATATAAGTAATATGAATAATCATCAAATGTCCCAAAATGGTGCAGCACGTTTTCCttgttgtttacattttctaGAAGATGTCACATGTGAGAAATCGAGGATCAAGACGGTCAGCGGCGATAATACTACTGGTACGTGTTCTTACACCCCACAACACTACAACGATTATATTCAAAGTAGCAAGTCTGTAGACATTTTCGACAATCCCGATCCTTGGAGGTGTTCTTATCCCCTTGGTGATGTCGACGTGCACTATATAGTGGTTCCTGAAAATGTAAAGTCCATTGTTATGAATAATTCAAGAATGGGGTATGCAATTCGTTGGACAATATTCAATACCCTGTCGATCATTAATCTAACCTTAAGTAACAATCAATTCTATAGTTTTATTGGTCCTATATGTAACGCAACAAACCTTAAGTTTCTCGATCTTTCAGGAAATAGATGCTCTAGCCTAACTCCATATTTCCTAAATTCCTTACCGTCACTAGAAACTCTATTACTGAATAATAATCTATTAGGTCTAGCTGGAACACTGCAAAACAAAAATGCTGTCTTTGTTTTTGGTTCTCTGACTAATCTTTTATATTTAGATTTATCATCAAACAAACTATCGTtactttcaaaaaatattttttggaatttgCAGAAAATAAGactaataaatttaaaagacaatttGCTAACGGATTTTAATATCAATGTTAAACATATGCCAGATCTGACCTTAATAGAtttatctaaaaatcaaattCTTTACTTATCAAAAAACGCAATGGATGGCATTGGTCAACGTACAAgttggaaattgaaaattgaccTTTCCAAAAACCCGTTTATATGTTCTTGTGATTCTCGTTTATTTTTGAAATGGTTACAAAAACATCAACTtgtatttaaaggtttttctaaATATCAATGTTCAAATTCTACAAATCATGAACCTTTAATAGATGCTGTTCTATCTCTTGACAAAACATGTTCTAGCCATACTGCATTGATAATTGCATGTCTGCTTCTGATTATTGCATTTTTGGTTTGTCTCATAATAGCTATATTATACAGAAACAAATGGAAGATAAAATACTGGTACTATATTGCTAAGcgaaattattttcaatatgatTATATGCGTTTGGAAGATAGACAAAACTACAAATTTGATGTTTTCCTTTCATACGCTGATGAAGAACGAATTTTCGCTATTATGGAACTAACAAAACAACTAGAAGAGAACGAGAATTTTCGTCTGTGTATTCATGAACGTGATTTTATTCCTGGCTGCGATATCGCTGACAATATAGTCAATGCTATCCATAATAGTCGTAAAGTAATTTTCGTAGTAACTCCAGCTTTCCTAAAGTCAAAATGGTGTATATACGAACTCAATATGGCTTATATGGAATATGTTGTGTCCAGGCAAGGTGTTAATTGTATGATAATGGTTATAAAGGAAAAAATCAAAGAAAGAGACATTCCTAGAAAAATGTATGATATAATGAAAGACGAGAGTTACTTAACTTTCCCGGATGAGGAGGAAGACAAAGAAGCATTTTGGGAAAGATTGATTGATTCCTTGCGGTAGATTTGATCGTGAAATAGAATAAATAAATGTGTATGTGATAGTGAGGGGATGCGGTGATGTTGAGAGAGTGGGGATCGAACACTCACATGTGatatcaaaattttgttaacagtttagtAAATTAGTTAATGTAACGTATTTCAATGTGGCTTTTATAAACACTGATGGCCTAATAGAGACTTTATTCTGATAACCTTCTGTGGTTTTACACAGCTAGAGATTATCATATCGAATATCGAATTGATAGGACATACGACAcgaatttttatttattgaaaatcgTCCTgactataataaataaattatattttcgtTGTTTAATAATTTAGGGATATGTGGAATACAAGTTCTCCttaaaatgttggttattgagTGATAAAACTTAATCGATATATCAGAAACTTTGCAAGTTGCTTTTTTTGTGCCTGTATGTCACCTGATTCTTATATAAGTCAAATACGTGTAAATCAGAACTTGAggtcttttcaatatatatgacGAGGAATGAAAAAATCACGTTTGTTCAAAATAACGTAAACAATAGGAAACTACTAGTACATCTCACTGTAAATGTCTACGCATCATGTAGATCAGGACTATTTATACTTCCGGACCAGATGAGATCACCCCTGTTTTCATTGGGTTTGGGTCTCTCAGTAATTGTATGTTATGTATTGTGTACTCTTATTTCTCTTTTCctcgtgttttgttttttgtcatgtCATTATCAATCTGTTTTCGCCTTATGTGCTTGAACATCCAGTTGGTATCGTTTTCCTTGTTTTTTGTAAAGTAATGCAACATTCCATAATTTGAACATTGAAAATTATTTGTGATCTTGAATGTCGATTTTTGACAACTCAAAGTATTCGTCTTGAATAATTAGAAGTCCTTAAAGTGTTCAAATGTAATTTACACGAACAACAGATCCAGATGAATACtgtatcagaaaaaaaagtttataattctATATCTCTTTATAAATATGTGTAATTTAACAAAGCTTTCAACGTTTTATATtactcgaaaaaaaaaatttagaaaacgTGATCATACAAATTTAGAACAACCTTTTATcattaccatagccgtatttggcacaacgttttggaattttggatcttcaatgctctttaattttgtacttgtttggcttaataaatattttgatacgagcgtcactgatgagtcttatgtagatgaaactggcgtctggcgtactaaattataatttatataactatttacaccactgggttgatgttactgctggtggacgtttcgtccccgagggtttcacaAGCCctgtagtcaacacttcggtgttgacatgaatataaaaaatgtggtcatattattaatttcctgtttacaactctttgattttttcgaaaaactaatgattttcttatcccaagcatagattaccttagcagtatttggcactttttggaattttggatcctcaatgctctttatttttgtacttgtttggcttaataaatattttgatacgagcgtcactgatgcgtcttatgtagacgaaacgctcgtctggcgtactaaattataatcctggtacctttgataattattgtacattaatcaacaatttaatatttcttatattatcaaaacattatattatTCACCTTTTCAGAAAGATGTGTAGCGTTGTTGTTTTGTATATCAGTATGTTTCTAGTGACTTAGTTATACTCAACAGGTCAATTAAGAGTCTCAAGAAAatttaatgcatatttttttgtcaaaaccGAGCTTGTTTTTGAATTCAATCTTGAAAAGTGTCAATGTAtaacttttaattttgtaattttgcaTGTTTGATGTAAATAAATTCATAGATTAATTCAATTTTCCAATCAATCTAGGTCGTTGGTTACATTTCCTGTTTTGTTGGATTGATGAACACATTCTGATGAAGACGTTTGTAGTAGTAATATATAAGTGGAAACGTTTTCTTGAATACACATGTATAAACATCAGAAATTTTTTGAAACCATGTTAATCGATGTTTATCCAAACAATGAGTAACCAAATAATTTACTTTATTTCTGTGTTgacattgatatggtcataataataaattacacTGTTTAAACAACTtcgattttttgaaatactaaagtcTTTTCTTCCTCTTAAATAGATAACCTTATCTTTATTTGGCAAATTTTAAAGTATATTTGGTGCttttaaacttcgtactttattttccCTTGAAATTATTTTGACTCGAACGTCATTGATGAGTCCTTTACAGACGAAACGGGGGTCTGGTGCCAATATGAAATTGCAATCtttgtatttatgatgagttgAATTCAGGACCAACTACTCCTTTTGTGCTAATCATATGATAAAACTAGAAGATAT
This genomic interval carries:
- the LOC143056817 gene encoding toll-like receptor 4; translated protein: MAPLISLRFLSVDIFESITFGRSFERLSNLQSLRLTGVCNTSRTFIIMEDFFLYLPFLEYLDISTLEVWTSMYNNTGSPCYCSFTSIHRGAIGKLTNLKYLDISNNRYLGLCGFRNITYDLNLTNIKIFKARNLYCQDSRSVTLYCDDIRTLRNTSLEELYIDGNNIDIGQSGILTYLPSSLLILSISENRWVAGLYTYWPYDNLINLVSIDISNMNNHQMSQNGAARFPCCLHFLEDVTCEKSRIKTVSGDNTTGTCSYTPQHYNDYIQSSKSVDIFDNPDPWRCSYPLGDVDVHYIVVPENVKSIVMNNSRMGYAIRWTIFNTLSIINLTLSNNQFYSFIGPICNATNLKFLDLSGNRCSSLTPYFLNSLPSLETLLLNNNLLGLAGTLQNKNAVFVFGSLTNLLYLDLSSNKLSLLSKNIFWNLQKIRLINLKDNLLTDFNINVKHMPDLTLIDLSKNQILYLSKNAMDGIGQRTSWKLKIDLSKNPFICSCDSRLFLKWLQKHQLVFKGFSKYQCSNSTNHEPLIDAVLSLDKTCSSHTALIIACLLLIIAFLVCLIIAILYRNKWKIKYWYYIAKRNYFQYDYMRLEDRQNYKFDVFLSYADEERIFAIMELTKQLEENENFRLCIHERDFIPGCDIADNIVNAIHNSRKVIFVVTPAFLKSKWCIYELNMAYMEYVVSRQGVNCMIMVIKEKIKERDIPRKMYDIMKDESYLTFPDEEEDKEAFWERLIDSLR